DNA sequence from the Brevundimonas sp. NIBR10 genome:
AAGGTCAGGGCGCGCGAGGTCGGCGAGGCGGTGGAGATCACCATCGATGGCCTGACCACCCAGGCCAAATACTACAAGCCGCTGGTCTATGAGTTCATGAGGAAGGAATGGTCGTCGCGACCGTCCTGGGGCGACTATGTGGTCGAGATCACGATGGAGCATGTCGGCGATCCGCCCGTGCTGGACCTCGACAACCTCGCCAAGGCCTTGCTGGACGCCATCAAGGGCTATCTGTTCCATGACGATGCCCAGGTCGCGCGGCTGGTGGTCGAACGGCGCGAGGGTGAACGCGAGCGGATCACGATCCGTAGCTATCCGCGCAAAGGTTCTCCGACCCAGGGCTGGACCGCGACCGACATCTAGACGCCGATCGGGCCGTAGAGCCAGGTCAGCCATATCCCGACCGCCAGCAGGGTCCCGAACGGCAGCCGGTCGCTCCCGCTGACGGCCCGCCGGACGATCAGCCTCGCGACGACGATCGCAAAGCCGGCCGCGCAGGCCCACAGCAGGACGCTGGGCAATCCCATCCATCCGACCCAGGCCCCGGCCGCGCCGAACAGAAAGGGATCACCGCCGCCCAGCCCGTCGCGGCCGCGCATTCGCTTGTAGGCCCAGGCCAGCAGCCACAGCGACCCAAAGCCGCCGACCGCCCCTATGATCTGTGCCCAGGGAATAGCTTGCCCCAGTGCCGCAGCCGCGATCAGGCCCGTGACCGCCAACGGCCAGGTCAGGATGTCCGGAAGCCAGAAATTCTCGGCGTCGATGATCGCGATCAACAGCAACTGCCAGCCCAGCAGGGCCGTCGCCGCGACGAAGACCCAGTCGCCCCCGGCGAGCGCAGCCCAGACACCGATCGCTGAGGCCGCCAGCTCGATCAGGATATAACGCGGCGAGATCGCCGCCCTGCACCAGCCGCATTTTCCCTTGAGCCAAATCCAGCTCAACACCGGAACCAGATGCGCCGGGGCCAGGGTTCGCTCACAGCTCATGCAGCGTGACCGGCCGAAAACGACGCCTTCCTCGCGCGGCAAACGCACGCTGACGGCCGCCAGGAAACTGCCGACGACGGCACCCAGCAGGCCCATCAGGATGGCGATGACGACCGGTTGCGGCATGGACCGGCCTTAGCCGCCGACCACGCCTCCGCCAAGGGCGACCGCGACGCGATAGGTCACCAGCGACGCCAGATAGGCCAGGGCGAACATGTAGACGACCATGACCCACATCCATTTCCAGCTGTTCAGCTCGCGCTTGACCACGCCGAGCGTCGCCACGCACTGGGGCGCGAACACATACCAGGCCAGGAAGGACAGCCCGGTGGCCAGCGACCACTGCGCCGCCAGGGTCGCCCCCAACAGGCTGCCTGCGGCCTCCGCATCGCTGACCGCATAGACGGTGCCTAGGGCCGCAACCGCAACCTCACGTGCGGCCATGCCCGGCACCAGGGCGATGACCATCTGCCAGTTGAAGCCGATGGGTGCGAAGATCGGCTCCAGGGCATGGCCGATCATCCCGGCGAACGAATAGTCGATGGCCGGCTGGGTCGCGCCTTCCGGCGGATAGGGGAAGGTGGCCAGGGCCCAGACGATGACCATCAGCGGCAGGATGATCCGCGCCGCACGCTCCATGAAGATCCTGGCCCGGAGCCACAGATTGAACAGCACATTCTTCGGGTCCGGCCACTTGTAGCTCGGCAGCTCCATCATGAAGGGCTCGACCGCCCCCCTCCAGAACACCTTGCGGATCACGAACGAGACCGCCAGCGCCGAGACGATGCCGGCGGCGTAGAGGCCGAACATCACCAGGCCCTGCAGGTTCACGAACCCCCACACCGTCTGCTGCGGGATGAAGGCCCCGA
Encoded proteins:
- a CDS encoding A24 family peptidase; its protein translation is MPQPVVIAILMGLLGAVVGSFLAAVSVRLPREEGVVFGRSRCMSCERTLAPAHLVPVLSWIWLKGKCGWCRAAISPRYILIELAASAIGVWAALAGGDWVFVAATALLGWQLLLIAIIDAENFWLPDILTWPLAVTGLIAAAALGQAIPWAQIIGAVGGFGSLWLLAWAYKRMRGRDGLGGGDPFLFGAAGAWVGWMGLPSVLLWACAAGFAIVVARLIVRRAVSGSDRLPFGTLLAVGIWLTWLYGPIGV
- a CDS encoding RusA family crossover junction endodeoxyribonuclease, which produces MKSQGAEAAWIGTGKVRAREVGEAVEITIDGLTTQAKYYKPLVYEFMRKEWSSRPSWGDYVVEITMEHVGDPPVLDLDNLAKALLDAIKGYLFHDDAQVARLVVERREGERERITIRSYPRKGSPTQGWTATDI